In Microbacterium lushaniae, the following are encoded in one genomic region:
- a CDS encoding galactitol-1-phosphate 5-dehydrogenase, producing the protein MSAPASPTDTGLLMRAAVLQGPGVLEVRDVERPTPGPGEALVQVMVSGICGSDLPRVLGSGARRYPLILGHEFSGVVAEAGQGTEIALGTRVAGVPLLPCDECQDCASGHYSQCRNYSFLGSRVDGAWAEYVVVPERNLLRLADAMTFEAGAMIEPSSVALHAFRLAGYDGGGRVAVIGAGNIGVFATQWARLLGADQVTVFDIDEARLATATALGADLVQRTDLQQDDWREQTGGRGFDLVIESSGVSPALTSALQLVASKGTIVSVGSPTRPVEFEPHVFELLQRKEATFVGSWMSYSSPFPGEEWTSSVRAFETGRLTCDSLVAARFALDDANGAFDLYRSGNAVRGKVLLYNNEYLRSMGTEGR; encoded by the coding sequence GTGAGCGCACCGGCATCGCCGACGGACACCGGCCTCCTGATGCGCGCCGCCGTCCTGCAGGGTCCAGGCGTACTGGAAGTCCGCGACGTCGAACGACCGACGCCGGGGCCCGGGGAGGCGCTGGTCCAGGTGATGGTGAGCGGCATCTGCGGATCCGACCTGCCGCGCGTCTTGGGCTCGGGGGCGCGGCGATACCCGCTGATCCTCGGTCACGAGTTCTCCGGTGTGGTGGCCGAAGCGGGGCAGGGGACCGAGATCGCTCTCGGCACCCGCGTGGCCGGGGTGCCTCTGCTGCCGTGCGACGAGTGCCAGGACTGCGCATCCGGCCACTACAGCCAGTGCCGCAACTATTCGTTCCTCGGCTCGCGGGTGGACGGCGCATGGGCGGAGTACGTCGTCGTGCCCGAACGGAACCTCCTCCGCCTCGCCGACGCGATGACCTTCGAGGCCGGCGCGATGATCGAGCCTTCCTCGGTCGCGCTGCATGCCTTCCGCCTCGCGGGGTACGACGGCGGTGGCCGTGTGGCCGTCATCGGCGCCGGCAACATCGGCGTCTTCGCCACGCAGTGGGCCAGGCTCCTGGGCGCCGACCAGGTCACGGTTTTCGACATCGACGAAGCGCGTCTGGCGACGGCGACCGCTCTCGGGGCCGACCTGGTCCAGCGCACCGATCTGCAGCAGGACGACTGGCGCGAGCAGACCGGCGGCCGCGGCTTCGACCTCGTCATCGAATCGTCGGGCGTGTCGCCTGCGCTCACGAGTGCGCTCCAGCTGGTGGCGAGCAAGGGGACCATCGTCTCCGTCGGCAGCCCGACGCGACCCGTCGAGTTCGAGCCGCATGTGTTCGAGCTGCTGCAACGGAAGGAGGCGACATTCGTCGGCTCCTGGATGTCCTACAGCAGCCCCTTCCCGGGGGAGGAGTGGACCTCCTCCGTGCGCGCGTTCGAGACCGGACGACTGACCTGCGACTCGCTGGTCGCCGCCCGATTCGCCCTCGACGACGCGAACGGGGCCTTCGACCTCTACCGCTCGGGAAACGCCGTGCGCGGCAAAGTCCTGCTATACAACAACGAGTACTTGCGTTCGATGGGGACTGAGGGGCGATGA
- a CDS encoding glycerophosphodiester phosphodiesterase: MKIRAIAHRGYSAKYPENTVTALKAAVDLNYSHVEFDVQLSKDGVPVLMHDYNVDRITDASGAVRDFTLAELQSFEIAGGERIATLEEALDIVKGKITPMVELKQAGDLYPGLEEKSLDLIRQSGIGDDCIIISFDHFCIERLRTLDADIPLGLTSSCAMPYVFDFMAEMRCDLLGVPVKMLTARYDRMITERGYIVGPWVVDSLADMQLIAEKYPHTLITTNELERWADFYLAHPELHQDAGK; encoded by the coding sequence GTGAAGATCAGAGCAATCGCGCATCGGGGATACTCCGCGAAGTACCCCGAGAACACCGTGACCGCGCTGAAGGCGGCCGTCGATCTGAACTACAGCCACGTCGAGTTCGACGTCCAGCTGAGCAAGGACGGCGTCCCCGTCCTGATGCACGACTACAACGTCGACCGGATCACCGACGCGTCCGGTGCGGTGCGCGACTTCACCCTCGCCGAGCTGCAGTCCTTCGAGATCGCCGGCGGCGAGCGGATCGCGACGCTCGAGGAAGCCCTCGACATCGTCAAGGGCAAGATCACCCCGATGGTCGAGCTCAAGCAGGCCGGTGACCTGTATCCCGGCCTGGAGGAGAAGTCCCTCGACCTGATCCGCCAGAGCGGCATCGGCGACGACTGCATCATCATCAGCTTCGATCACTTCTGCATCGAGCGCCTGCGCACGCTGGATGCCGACATCCCGCTGGGCCTGACCAGCAGTTGCGCCATGCCCTACGTGTTCGACTTCATGGCGGAGATGCGCTGCGATCTGCTCGGGGTGCCGGTGAAGATGCTGACTGCGCGGTACGACCGGATGATCACCGAGCGCGGTTACATCGTGGGCCCGTGGGTGGTGGACTCCCTGGCCGACATGCAGCTGATCGCCGAGAAGTACCCACACACCCTCATCACGACGAACGAGCTCGAGCGGTGGGCCGACTTCTATCTCGCCCACCCCGAACTGCATCAGGACGCCGGCAAGTGA
- a CDS encoding ABC transporter substrate-binding protein, producing MKTQRLLRAGIGIAAVTSLTLLAGCSGGDDSAADSNSGVAPEGETTTIQFWHSMSGTNGESIDAVVESFNASQDEVEVVATFQGSYPETLTKLQQSIPAGTGPDISMIERAFVPLLAEAKVLADLNPFLESSDMSEDSFVEGLMGNITFDGELNAIPFNRSSPMLHVNKTALDELGLEVPTTWEETEAVANALVVKNGNETSRYGLTMNYESWWPISLIVQQGGSFFNEDGTAIGFDEEGVEAFEFIKRMQDSGALYYPPTTDSGNVVGQMFLGGQVAMVVNSSGSIGGYLQNATFDYQTAFLPEGERAAAPTGGANLVMLADSDKQDPAWAFLEWLINDPEGGQRFIKDTGYVPFTPAIAESEEFVELFEAEPQRKVAYDQLANSIDTNNSPHFAEIDQEFLKTIQAIMYDDADIETSLDAFIERANAILAD from the coding sequence ATGAAAACCCAAAGACTCCTGCGCGCAGGCATCGGCATCGCCGCCGTCACCTCGCTCACCCTGCTGGCCGGATGCTCCGGGGGCGATGACTCCGCAGCCGACAGCAACAGCGGTGTCGCCCCCGAGGGGGAGACCACCACCATCCAGTTCTGGCACTCGATGAGCGGCACGAACGGCGAGAGCATCGACGCCGTCGTGGAATCCTTCAACGCGTCGCAGGACGAGGTCGAGGTGGTCGCCACCTTCCAGGGCTCGTACCCCGAGACCCTCACCAAGCTGCAGCAGTCGATCCCCGCGGGCACCGGTCCCGACATCTCCATGATCGAGCGCGCCTTCGTGCCGCTGCTGGCCGAGGCCAAGGTCCTCGCCGACCTGAACCCGTTCCTGGAGTCCTCGGACATGTCGGAGGACTCCTTCGTCGAGGGCCTCATGGGCAACATCACGTTCGACGGCGAGCTCAACGCCATCCCGTTCAACCGCTCCAGCCCGATGCTGCACGTGAACAAGACCGCCCTGGATGAGCTGGGCCTCGAGGTGCCTACCACGTGGGAGGAGACCGAGGCGGTCGCCAACGCCCTGGTCGTGAAGAACGGCAATGAGACCAGCCGTTACGGCCTGACGATGAACTACGAGAGCTGGTGGCCGATCTCGCTCATCGTCCAGCAGGGCGGCAGCTTCTTCAACGAAGACGGCACCGCCATCGGGTTCGACGAAGAGGGCGTCGAGGCGTTCGAGTTCATCAAGCGGATGCAGGACAGCGGCGCGCTCTACTACCCCCCGACCACCGACTCCGGCAACGTCGTCGGTCAGATGTTCCTCGGCGGACAGGTCGCCATGGTCGTCAACTCCAGCGGCAGCATCGGCGGTTACCTGCAGAACGCCACGTTCGACTACCAGACCGCGTTCCTGCCCGAGGGTGAGCGCGCAGCCGCTCCCACCGGTGGCGCCAACCTGGTGATGCTCGCCGACTCCGACAAGCAGGACCCGGCGTGGGCCTTCCTGGAGTGGCTGATCAACGACCCCGAGGGCGGACAGCGCTTCATCAAGGACACCGGCTACGTGCCGTTCACGCCGGCGATCGCCGAGTCCGAGGAATTCGTCGAGCTGTTCGAAGCGGAGCCGCAGCGCAAGGTCGCCTATGACCAGCTCGCCAACTCCATCGACACCAACAACAGCCCGCACTTCGCGGAGATCGACCAGGAGTTCCTGAAGACCATCCAGGCCATCATGTACGACGATGCCGACATCGAGACCTCTCTCGACGCCTTCATCGAGCGTGCGAACGCGATCCTCGCTGACTGA
- a CDS encoding carbohydrate ABC transporter permease, whose product MSVGLAAPVLAEPGPPAPQPEVSIPPRRPWAQRIGRVLAAVLKVALLAGFIAPFLWMLSTSLQTSAESSSFPITLIPEVPQFGNYVEAMTSGPFLTYFRNSVIVTVSILVIQLALMIPAAYAFAVYDFRFKNILFGMVLLAFMIPGQVTFIPVYLMMAEWGLIQTLLPQIIPAMTNAFGVFLLRQYFMQIPREIIEAARLDNASEWRIMLRIMVPMSIPALATVVLFSFVSHWNDYFWPLVMTDSAAVRPLPIGIAMLRESEGISQWNIIMAGNVVLVVPILIVYFFAAKHIIRAFAYSGIK is encoded by the coding sequence ATGAGCGTCGGACTCGCAGCACCTGTCCTGGCCGAACCAGGCCCTCCCGCACCGCAGCCCGAGGTCTCGATCCCGCCGCGCAGGCCCTGGGCCCAGCGCATCGGCCGGGTCCTGGCCGCCGTGCTCAAGGTGGCCCTCCTGGCGGGATTCATCGCGCCGTTCCTGTGGATGCTGTCGACCTCGCTGCAGACCAGCGCGGAGAGCTCCTCGTTCCCGATCACGCTCATCCCCGAAGTGCCGCAGTTCGGCAACTACGTGGAGGCGATGACCTCCGGGCCGTTCCTGACGTACTTCCGCAACTCGGTCATCGTGACGGTGAGCATCCTCGTGATCCAGCTCGCGCTGATGATCCCGGCGGCGTACGCGTTCGCGGTCTACGACTTCCGCTTCAAGAACATCCTGTTCGGCATGGTGCTGCTGGCCTTCATGATCCCCGGCCAGGTCACCTTCATCCCGGTCTACCTGATGATGGCCGAGTGGGGGCTCATCCAGACCCTGCTGCCTCAGATCATCCCGGCGATGACCAATGCATTCGGCGTCTTCCTCCTGCGGCAGTACTTCATGCAGATCCCGCGGGAGATCATCGAGGCCGCCCGCCTCGACAACGCCAGCGAGTGGCGCATCATGCTGCGGATCATGGTGCCGATGTCGATCCCGGCGCTGGCCACGGTCGTGCTGTTCAGCTTCGTCTCGCACTGGAACGACTACTTCTGGCCGCTCGTGATGACCGACTCCGCCGCCGTTCGCCCCCTGCCCATCGGCATCGCGATGCTCCGGGAGTCGGAGGGCATCAGCCAGTGGAACATCATCATGGCCGGCAACGTCGTGCTCGTCGTGCCGATCCTGATCGTGTACTTCTTCGCCGCCAAGCACATCATCCGCGCGTTCGCGTACTCAGGCATCAAGTGA
- a CDS encoding carbohydrate ABC transporter permease: MRNGTLWPRLRPYAMVAPVIVGIVLFVFYPIAYLGQLSLNDYNLLNPAMSEFIGLENYVEIFQRGDFYVALRNTLVYTLGTVSITLTLAVLFALLLKRHTRLGSIVQAGIFIPHVISIVSISLVWLLMMEPSFGLINTILKALGLPTSMWLQSSETSMLSIIIVSVWHSTGYFTLIVLAALHSIPASLYEAAALDNAGPVRVFFKITLPMLSPQLFFMLIISTIGALKVFDTVNIMTGGGPNNSTTSLAYYIFQNRTSNIGYASASGIVLMVLVAVFTIIYFRILSKKVHYQ, encoded by the coding sequence ATGCGTAACGGAACACTCTGGCCGCGCCTGCGCCCTTATGCCATGGTGGCGCCGGTCATCGTGGGCATCGTCCTGTTCGTCTTCTACCCGATCGCCTATCTCGGGCAGCTGAGCCTGAACGACTACAACCTGCTGAACCCGGCGATGAGCGAGTTCATCGGGCTGGAGAACTACGTCGAGATCTTCCAGCGGGGCGACTTCTACGTCGCCCTGCGGAACACCCTCGTCTACACGCTCGGGACCGTATCCATCACCCTGACCCTCGCCGTGCTGTTCGCGCTGCTGCTCAAGCGGCACACGAGGCTCGGTTCGATCGTGCAGGCGGGCATCTTCATCCCCCACGTCATCTCCATCGTGTCGATCTCGCTGGTATGGCTGCTGATGATGGAGCCGAGCTTCGGTCTCATCAACACGATTCTGAAAGCGCTCGGCCTCCCCACGTCGATGTGGTTGCAGAGCTCCGAGACGTCGATGCTCTCGATCATCATCGTCTCGGTGTGGCACAGCACCGGCTACTTCACGCTGATCGTGCTGGCCGCGCTGCACTCCATCCCCGCGTCGCTGTACGAGGCGGCCGCGCTGGACAACGCCGGGCCGGTGCGCGTCTTCTTCAAGATCACGCTGCCCATGCTGTCGCCGCAGCTCTTCTTCATGCTGATCATCTCCACGATCGGTGCGCTGAAGGTGTTCGACACCGTCAACATCATGACCGGCGGCGGACCGAACAACTCGACGACCTCGCTGGCCTATTACATCTTCCAGAACCGCACGAGCAACATCGGCTACGCCTCCGCCTCGGGCATCGTGCTCATGGTCCTGGTCGCGGTGTTCACGATCATCTACTTCCGCATTCTCTCGAAGAAGGTGCACTACCAATGA
- a CDS encoding ABC transporter ATP-binding protein: MGSIEFKGVTKRFGENTVIGDLDLTIEDGSFTVLVGPSGCGKTTLLRMIAGLDTQTHGQLLIDGKDVTHARPGDRDIAMVFQNYAIYPTMSVRGNIEFGLKNNKVSRDDRRQLVESISKTVGLFDYLDRKPSTLSGGQRQRVALARAMVKKPGVFLMDEPLSNLDAKLRFQMRVELIELHKMLGTTFVYVTHDQGEAMSMADTIVLMNGGKIQQMAPPEVMYRQPANVFTAEFMGIPPMNVTRAGADGIRVGFRPENARLSYAPLDGAFTAEGRIVTREMLGSETVYQVRGGDDVFMVKSADSGIDVDRDVYLAVAGEHLVRFGADGVRIDAPVTEARPAHA; encoded by the coding sequence GTGGGATCAATCGAGTTCAAAGGCGTCACCAAGCGGTTCGGCGAGAACACCGTCATCGGTGATCTCGACCTGACGATCGAAGACGGCTCGTTCACCGTCCTGGTCGGACCCTCCGGATGCGGCAAGACCACGCTCCTGCGGATGATCGCGGGGTTGGACACCCAGACCCACGGTCAGCTGCTCATCGACGGCAAAGACGTCACGCACGCGCGCCCCGGCGATCGCGACATCGCCATGGTGTTCCAGAACTATGCGATCTACCCGACCATGTCGGTGCGCGGGAACATCGAATTCGGGCTGAAGAACAACAAGGTCTCCCGCGACGACCGCCGGCAGCTGGTGGAGAGCATCAGCAAGACCGTCGGGCTGTTCGACTACCTCGATCGCAAGCCCAGCACGCTCTCGGGCGGACAGCGACAGCGCGTGGCGCTGGCCCGCGCGATGGTGAAGAAGCCCGGCGTCTTCCTGATGGACGAGCCGCTGTCCAACCTCGACGCCAAGCTCCGCTTCCAGATGCGCGTGGAGCTCATCGAGCTGCACAAGATGCTCGGCACCACGTTCGTGTACGTCACCCACGATCAGGGCGAGGCGATGTCGATGGCCGACACGATCGTGCTGATGAACGGCGGCAAGATCCAGCAGATGGCACCGCCGGAGGTCATGTACCGCCAGCCCGCCAACGTCTTCACCGCCGAGTTCATGGGCATACCCCCGATGAACGTGACGCGGGCCGGCGCCGACGGCATCCGGGTGGGCTTCCGCCCCGAGAACGCGAGGCTCTCCTACGCACCGCTGGACGGCGCGTTCACCGCGGAGGGACGGATCGTGACCCGCGAAATGCTCGGGTCCGAGACGGTGTACCAGGTGCGCGGCGGCGACGACGTCTTCATGGTGAAGTCGGCCGACTCCGGAATCGACGTCGATCGTGACGTGTACCTCGCTGTAGCGGGGGAGCACCTCGTGCGCTTCGGCGCCGACGGTGTGCGCATCGACGCGCCGGTCACGGAGGCGAGGCCGGCACATGCGTAA
- a CDS encoding zinc-dependent alcohol dehydrogenase family protein, with protein sequence MLGVYLPGDSTVDLRQIEDPAPGPGQVVIAVRASTICGSDIRAIYREHIQGDPAESYQNVVAGHEPAGQVVAVGEGVSRLQAGDRVAVYHISGCGQCDDCISGYQISCTSPQRAAYGWQRNGGHAELMLADERDCIVLPDDVTYQDGACVACGFGTAYEGLLRAGVSGRDSLAVVGLGPVGLAAGLLGGKLGATPRIGFDPSAERREFALRIGAVDEAVDPTDPASRVAAEWHVAVDCSGSTAGRATALATLRTRGRLVLIGEGHGFQVEEASPQLIHRQLTVHGSWVTNLAHMRELVERLPVWGLHPEVVVSHAFALQDADQAYRIADAGQSGKVAIVPNPA encoded by the coding sequence ATGCTCGGCGTGTATCTGCCCGGTGACAGCACCGTCGACCTTCGCCAGATCGAGGACCCGGCTCCGGGACCCGGGCAGGTCGTCATCGCCGTGCGCGCGTCCACCATCTGCGGATCCGACATCCGCGCCATCTACCGCGAACACATCCAGGGCGATCCTGCGGAGTCGTATCAGAACGTCGTCGCGGGACATGAACCTGCCGGGCAGGTCGTCGCCGTGGGCGAGGGGGTGTCCCGGCTTCAGGCCGGAGATCGCGTGGCGGTCTACCACATCAGCGGATGCGGCCAGTGCGACGACTGCATCAGCGGTTACCAGATCAGCTGCACCTCCCCTCAGCGCGCGGCGTACGGCTGGCAGCGCAACGGTGGCCACGCAGAGCTCATGCTCGCCGACGAGCGGGACTGCATCGTCCTGCCCGACGACGTCACGTACCAGGACGGCGCCTGCGTCGCGTGCGGCTTCGGCACCGCGTACGAAGGCCTGCTCCGCGCCGGGGTCAGCGGGCGCGACTCGCTGGCCGTCGTCGGTCTCGGACCGGTGGGGCTCGCCGCGGGGCTGCTCGGTGGCAAGCTGGGCGCAACGCCCCGCATCGGCTTCGACCCCAGCGCCGAACGCCGCGAGTTCGCCCTGCGCATCGGCGCCGTGGATGAGGCCGTCGACCCGACCGATCCGGCATCGCGGGTGGCGGCGGAGTGGCATGTGGCCGTGGACTGCTCCGGAAGCACCGCCGGGCGGGCGACGGCGCTCGCGACGCTGCGAACCCGCGGCCGGCTCGTCCTCATCGGCGAGGGCCATGGCTTCCAGGTCGAAGAGGCGAGCCCGCAGCTCATCCACCGCCAGCTCACGGTGCACGGCTCGTGGGTGACGAACCTGGCGCACATGCGCGAGCTGGTCGAGCGCCTACCGGTGTGGGGTCTTCACCCCGAGGTCGTCGTCTCCCACGCCTTCGCGCTCCAGGACGCGGACCAGGCGTACCGGATCGCCGACGCCGGGCAGTCCGGCAAGGTGGCGATCGTCCCGAACCCGGCATGA
- a CDS encoding 1-phosphofructokinase family hexose kinase — protein MIVTVTPNPALDLTYPIDALHPGETHRVTEGSARAGGKGVNVARVLHGQGIPVHAILTAGGATGAQVVADLEYSGVPHEAVAVGSPTRRTIAVVERTDGTTTLLSESGAVLSDDERARLRSTVENSLPVASCLVISGSLPAGFPPEEVAALVATSRSRDIPVIVDTSGPALLAAAAAGADLLKPNAFELAEATGEDDLAAGTRTLLDLGAGTVLVSLGEDGMLAARPGSAWTRAVLPRILRGNPTGAGDAGVAAAAMLLAGGSPSSAELLRAATSWSAAAVLMPLAGEISPTHRELAAEVALHSYPDSQERP, from the coding sequence ATGATCGTCACCGTCACGCCCAACCCGGCTCTCGACCTCACCTACCCGATCGACGCGCTCCACCCCGGCGAAACCCACCGCGTGACGGAGGGCTCTGCGCGCGCCGGCGGCAAGGGGGTCAACGTCGCACGGGTCCTGCACGGGCAGGGAATCCCGGTGCACGCGATCCTCACCGCCGGTGGCGCCACCGGAGCGCAGGTCGTCGCCGACCTGGAGTATTCCGGTGTACCGCACGAGGCGGTCGCCGTCGGCTCCCCCACGCGGCGCACGATCGCCGTCGTCGAGCGCACCGACGGGACCACCACGCTGCTGAGCGAGTCGGGCGCCGTGCTCTCCGACGACGAACGCGCCCGGCTGCGCTCGACGGTGGAGAACTCCCTCCCGGTCGCGTCGTGCCTCGTGATCTCCGGCAGCCTGCCCGCCGGGTTCCCGCCGGAGGAGGTCGCGGCGCTCGTGGCGACGTCGCGCAGCCGGGACATTCCGGTGATCGTCGACACCTCTGGCCCGGCGCTGCTCGCCGCGGCAGCCGCGGGCGCCGATCTGCTGAAGCCGAATGCGTTCGAACTGGCCGAAGCGACCGGTGAAGACGATCTCGCCGCAGGAACCCGGACCCTCCTCGATCTCGGTGCGGGCACGGTGCTCGTCTCCCTCGGCGAGGACGGCATGCTCGCAGCTCGCCCCGGTTCGGCCTGGACCCGCGCGGTGCTCCCCCGCATCCTTCGCGGCAACCCGACCGGTGCCGGCGACGCCGGTGTGGCCGCCGCGGCGATGCTGCTGGCGGGGGGAAGCCCCAGCTCGGCGGAACTGCTCCGCGCGGCCACGTCCTGGTCGGCGGCCGCCGTTCTCATGCCGCTCGCCGGCGAGATCTCCCCGACCCACCGCGAACTCGCCGCCGAGGTCGCCCTCCACTCATACCCCGACTCCCAGGAGCGTCCGTGA
- a CDS encoding class II fructose-bisphosphate aldolase: MTLVPTRALMSSARTAGRGLGAFNVIHLETATALVRAAEQAGQPVILQVSQNCVAYHGDLDPIARAMLSVAERSSAAVAVHLDHAEDVELVHRAVDLGFGSVMYDGSALDFADNVTQTRQATAYAHASGCFVEAELGRIGGKDGAHAPGVRTDPVEAREFVAETGVDALAVAVGSSHAMRERTAELDHDLIERLHSALSVPLVLHGSSGVADEQIVRAIRAGMTKINVSTQLNTHFTAAVREALHARPDVVDSRTYIARGADAVTVEAERMLRLFAFAPDITRHPQEDTAC; this comes from the coding sequence GTGACCCTCGTCCCCACCCGCGCCCTGATGTCCTCGGCCCGCACTGCCGGGCGCGGGCTGGGCGCGTTCAACGTGATCCATCTCGAGACGGCCACCGCGCTCGTGCGCGCAGCCGAGCAGGCCGGGCAGCCGGTCATCCTGCAGGTCTCGCAGAACTGCGTCGCCTACCACGGCGACCTCGACCCGATCGCGCGAGCGATGCTGTCGGTCGCCGAGCGCTCCAGTGCCGCCGTCGCGGTGCACCTGGATCATGCCGAGGACGTCGAGCTCGTCCACCGCGCGGTGGACCTCGGGTTCGGTTCGGTCATGTACGACGGCTCCGCGCTCGATTTCGCCGACAACGTCACCCAGACGCGGCAGGCGACTGCATACGCACACGCGAGTGGCTGCTTCGTCGAAGCGGAGCTCGGCCGCATCGGTGGCAAAGACGGCGCCCATGCGCCCGGCGTGCGCACCGACCCGGTGGAAGCGAGGGAGTTCGTGGCGGAAACGGGAGTGGATGCCCTCGCCGTCGCCGTCGGGTCGTCACACGCGATGCGGGAGCGCACCGCCGAACTCGACCACGACCTCATCGAGCGGCTGCACTCGGCGTTGTCCGTCCCGCTGGTCCTGCACGGATCGTCGGGGGTCGCGGATGAACAGATCGTCCGCGCCATCCGTGCCGGCATGACCAAGATCAACGTCTCGACGCAACTGAACACGCATTTCACGGCCGCCGTCCGCGAGGCGCTGCATGCACGACCCGACGTCGTCGACTCGCGCACCTATATCGCTCGGGGCGCAGACGCCGTCACCGTCGAGGCCGAGCGGATGCTGCGTCTGTTCGCGTTCGCGCCCGACATCACGCGCCATCCGCAGGAGGACACGGCATGCTGA
- a CDS encoding MgtC/SapB family protein — protein sequence MLIELYNESTLTELALLGLAFLLSAVIGVERQRKLKSAGLRTHTLVGLGSAVFTLVSAYGFSNVVGVDVVLDPSRIAAQIVSGIGFLGAGVIFVQKGTVNGLTTAASIWMTAAIGMTCGAGMPLIAVAATVLHLLTVGPLSYVGRRIRPELPEPVLTIRYRRGYSVLRQVLETSAQSGYHSALEEASHEEDSNLRELVMRFTGDLDKLPSLAGQLSELDGVVSVALADRLID from the coding sequence ATGCTGATCGAGCTCTACAACGAATCGACCCTCACCGAGCTGGCGCTTCTGGGACTGGCGTTCCTGCTCTCCGCCGTCATCGGAGTCGAGCGGCAGCGCAAGCTCAAGAGTGCCGGTCTGCGCACCCACACCCTCGTCGGTCTCGGCTCGGCGGTGTTCACGCTGGTGTCGGCCTACGGCTTCAGCAACGTCGTCGGCGTGGATGTCGTCCTGGACCCCTCGCGGATCGCGGCGCAGATCGTCTCGGGCATCGGCTTCCTCGGGGCCGGGGTGATCTTCGTGCAGAAGGGCACCGTCAACGGCCTCACCACCGCGGCCAGCATCTGGATGACCGCGGCGATCGGCATGACGTGCGGAGCGGGGATGCCCCTCATCGCCGTGGCCGCGACCGTCCTGCACCTGCTGACGGTGGGGCCGCTGAGCTATGTCGGCCGGCGCATCCGGCCCGAGCTGCCCGAACCCGTCCTGACCATCAGGTACCGCCGTGGGTACAGCGTGCTCCGGCAGGTCCTGGAGACCTCCGCGCAGTCCGGCTACCACTCGGCGCTGGAGGAGGCCTCGCACGAGGAGGACTCGAATCTGCGCGAACTGGTGATGCGCTTCACCGGCGACCTCGACAAGCTGCCCTCGCTCGCCGGACAGCTCTCGGAACTCGACGGCGTCGTCTCGGTGGCCCTGGCGGACCGCCTCATCGACTGA
- a CDS encoding DUF6458 family protein: protein MSIGAGIALFVIGAILAFAVNVQLEWVNLDLIGYILMGAGAVVFIIGLVLMMRRRSTDTVTRTAVDPTAGERVTRQSTRSTGDDVI from the coding sequence ATGAGCATCGGAGCGGGAATCGCCCTGTTCGTCATCGGAGCCATTCTGGCGTTCGCTGTGAACGTGCAGCTCGAATGGGTCAACCTCGACCTCATCGGATACATCCTCATGGGTGCCGGCGCCGTCGTCTTCATCATCGGCCTGGTCCTCATGATGCGCCGCCGTTCGACCGACACGGTCACCCGGACAGCGGTGGACCCGACCGCGGGGGAGCGCGTCACGCGCCAGTCCACGCGTTCCACCGGCGACGACGTCATCTGA
- a CDS encoding dihydrofolate reductase family protein codes for MVTTVFNTAVTVNGFLADEHDSLDWLFAVPGADEAENEMGDFLATVGAFVMGAATYEWVLRHDEEQRPGMWAESYGTLACFVMTHRSLAVPPGGNVRFVQGEVASFWPDLVEAAGDGVLWLVGGGDLVGQFDDAGHLDEIRLSVAPAFLPAGKPLLPRRIGPERLQLQSVRAAGQFVEVAYRVLPAAP; via the coding sequence ATGGTCACGACTGTCTTCAACACCGCGGTCACCGTCAACGGGTTCCTCGCCGACGAGCACGACTCCCTCGACTGGCTCTTCGCCGTGCCGGGCGCCGACGAGGCGGAGAACGAGATGGGCGATTTCCTGGCTACCGTGGGCGCCTTCGTCATGGGCGCGGCGACGTACGAATGGGTGCTCCGCCACGACGAGGAGCAGCGTCCGGGGATGTGGGCCGAGAGCTACGGCACGCTCGCCTGCTTCGTCATGACACACCGCAGCCTCGCGGTGCCGCCGGGTGGGAACGTGCGCTTCGTGCAGGGTGAAGTGGCCTCCTTCTGGCCCGATCTCGTCGAGGCTGCCGGCGACGGGGTGCTGTGGCTGGTCGGCGGAGGCGATCTCGTGGGTCAATTCGACGACGCCGGCCACCTCGACGAGATCCGCCTTTCGGTGGCTCCGGCATTCCTGCCGGCGGGAAAGCCCCTCCTCCCCCGTCGCATCGGGCCCGAGCGGCTGCAGCTGCAGTCCGTGCGGGCGGCGGGTCAGTTCGTCGAGGTCGCGTACCGCGTCCTGCCCGCGGCCCCGTAG